The genomic segment CCTGCGCTACAACGCCCTGGAGCTGGCTCGCTTCCCCTTCCACGAGCCCCTGCCCGTTTCCAATCCGCTGAAAATTGTCGCCATAGGCCGACTTGTTCCGAAAAAAGGATTCTCCGATTTAATTAACGCCGTGGCAAAAATGCGCGACAAAGGCTATCAAATTGATTTATCCATTGGCGGCGCAGGTGAATTGTATTCTGAACTTCAAGCACAAATTCTTGAGGAAAGACTTGAAGAATCCGCACGCCTTCTCGGGCCACTGAATCAACAGGAAGTTCGGAACCTGATTAAAAATTCCCACGTGTTTGTCGCCCCCTGTGTGCCTGCCGCCGACGGCAACATTGACGGACTCCCCACCGTGGTGCTGGAAGCAATGGCCTCCGGCATTCCCGTCATCGCCACCTCCGTGACCGGTTTGCCGGAGGTGATTCGCACAGGTGAGACGGGAATTTTGCTGGAGCCCAACGACGTCGATGGACTCGCCGCCGCCCTGGAAGACGTGATCAAAGGCAACGTGGACATCACGGCATTGACCCACAACGCCCGACAGCTCATTGAGGAGCATTTTGATAGCCGCCAGCAGGCTGCGCAGCTGTCCGAGTGGCAGCAATCCACTAAGGCGGAGGGGTAGGACTCAGCCATGCATATCGCCTATGTCTGCCTCGACCCCGGCATCCCCGTCTTTGGAACGAAAGGTGCCAGCGTACACATTCAGGAAGTGGTGCGCGAGTATCGACGCCGCGGGCACGACGTCACCGTCTATGCCACCCGTCGTGGGAGCGACGTCCCTGACGACCTCGCGGAACTGCGGGTCGTGGACGTTCCCATCACCACCCGCGACGAAGAGGAGCGGGAACGCGCCCAGCAGGCAGCATCTGCATCGGTATCCGACATGGTTCGCGCTGGGGGCTACGACCTTGTGTACGAGCGGTATTCCCTGTTCAGCACCGTCATCGCCGAGTGCGGAGTGCCGGGAATCCTGGAGGTCAACGCACCGTTGATTGACGAACAGCGGACACACCGCGTGCTCGTGGATGAGCAGGCCGCTGACGCGGCATTGCAGGAGCAGGTTCAGGCGGCGCTGGCCACAATCTGCGTCTCCGACCCCGTGCGCGACTGGGTGATCGCCCGCACGGAGGGGACGCGGGTGTTTACCGTGCCGAACGGCGTGAATGTGCACCGTATTACCCCACAGCCCGAATCACCCGGCGCGCCCGTGGTGACGTTCGTGGGCACACTCAAACCGTGGCACGGGGTGGATGTTCTGCTGCGTGCGCGCGCTCAGGCGCACAAAGATTGGCAACTACGCATTATTGGCGATGGCCCCATGCGTGCCGAACTCGATGATCTAGCCCGCTCTCTGGGCATTGATGTGGATTTCCGGGGCGCCGTGGCCCCCGACGTGATTCCGCAGCACATGGCGGGGACCGCCATCGGCGTGGCTCCTTACCCCGCCATGGATACCGATTCCGATCAATATTTTTCCCCGTTGAAAGTGTATGAGTACATGGCGGCGGGCCTGCCGGTGGTGGCGTCCCGGGTGGGACAGCTACCTGAGATTATG from the Corynebacterium durum genome contains:
- a CDS encoding glycosyltransferase family 4 protein, with product MTRIGYVLKVYPRFSETFIVTEILAREAHGDDLSIYALRPTTDARFHPELARVQAEVTWIPRPALAIGLWAELVNIIKHPTLRDNFLRILPELVELPADEVAQGVALAQSVHNDGITHLHAHFASLPGRMAWMASKITGIPYTLTTHAKDIFHKSVDSTWLRRICRDADRVIAISQFNKTYLDEALAGTGATISLRYNALELARFPFHEPLPVSNPLKIVAIGRLVPKKGFSDLINAVAKMRDKGYQIDLSIGGAGELYSELQAQILEERLEESARLLGPLNQQEVRNLIKNSHVFVAPCVPAADGNIDGLPTVVLEAMASGIPVIATSVTGLPEVIRTGETGILLEPNDVDGLAAALEDVIKGNVDITALTHNARQLIEEHFDSRQQAAQLSEWQQSTKAEG
- a CDS encoding glycosyltransferase family 4 protein translates to MHIAYVCLDPGIPVFGTKGASVHIQEVVREYRRRGHDVTVYATRRGSDVPDDLAELRVVDVPITTRDEEERERAQQAASASVSDMVRAGGYDLVYERYSLFSTVIAECGVPGILEVNAPLIDEQRTHRVLVDEQAADAALQEQVQAALATICVSDPVRDWVIARTEGTRVFTVPNGVNVHRITPQPESPGAPVVTFVGTLKPWHGVDVLLRARAQAHKDWQLRIIGDGPMRAELDDLARSLGIDVDFRGAVAPDVIPQHMAGTAIGVAPYPAMDTDSDQYFSPLKVYEYMAAGLPVVASRVGQLPEIMGESAYLVPPSDPEALAEALDALVANPAERAQVGSDNRRQAEREHSWAGTVDHILAHAGVKEDVPHG